The following proteins are encoded in a genomic region of Zea mays cultivar B73 chromosome 9, Zm-B73-REFERENCE-NAM-5.0, whole genome shotgun sequence:
- the LOC100275762 gene encoding uncharacterized protein LOC100275762, whose translation MPRIPLIKFPKRNLKAPSAPVPSQPADQHATLMSRLGAKAEAPSSGGIKNYRFSSDVPSPPSHTAVGGQASLLPKRKPLTEEEIEAIMLGGSI comes from the exons ATGCCGCGGATCCCTCTGATCAAGTTCCCCAAGCGGAATCTGAAAGCCCCATCCGCGCCAG TGCCGTCGCAACCCGCAGATCAGCACGCGACCCTCATGTCCCGGTTGG GGGCTAAAGCAGAGGCACCATCTTCTGGAGGGATTAAAAATTACCGCTTTAGTTCAGATGTGCCTTCCCCACCGTCGCATACTGCTGTAGGAGGTCAAGCTTCACTCCTTCCTAAGCGTAAACCTCTGACTGAAGAAGAGATTGAGGCTATTATG